One Novosphingobium sp. EMRT-2 DNA segment encodes these proteins:
- a CDS encoding DMT family transporter codes for MLGDDLRGRERSGLVFALAGFALLSVGDAVVKSMAGLWPGLAIAALRYVAGTIGLGVVLASREGRAGFCMARPGWQFLRGCGVATSAMAFFTALLLMPMATATAISFTSPMITGLLAALILREPMRRATWIASAFAFAGVLIVLRPNLATLGVVAFLPLLSATGMALLMIGNRAVVGHASALAMQFSVAFFATLILVPAAIIGHFSGVPMLHVGMPEGSVVARSVLIACSATLAHTLVYMATTRAGAATIAPMTYVQLLMAGFFGWLLFRERPDATALFGAGIIVAAGLYLWNAGRAEAPP; via the coding sequence ATGCTGGGGGATGATTTGCGCGGGCGGGAAAGATCTGGGCTGGTTTTCGCGCTTGCCGGTTTCGCGCTGCTTTCCGTCGGGGATGCGGTCGTCAAGTCGATGGCCGGGTTGTGGCCTGGGCTGGCGATCGCGGCTTTGCGCTATGTGGCGGGCACGATCGGGCTGGGCGTGGTGCTGGCCTCGCGCGAGGGGCGGGCCGGGTTCTGCATGGCGCGGCCGGGCTGGCAATTTCTGCGGGGTTGCGGCGTGGCCACGTCTGCCATGGCGTTCTTCACCGCGCTGCTGCTGATGCCGATGGCGACCGCCACCGCGATCTCTTTCACCAGCCCGATGATTACCGGGCTGCTTGCCGCGCTGATCCTGCGCGAGCCGATGCGGCGGGCGACGTGGATCGCCAGCGCGTTCGCCTTTGCGGGCGTGCTGATCGTGCTGCGGCCCAATCTTGCGACGCTGGGCGTGGTGGCGTTCCTGCCGCTGCTTTCGGCCACGGGCATGGCGCTGCTGATGATCGGCAATCGCGCGGTAGTGGGCCATGCCAGCGCGCTGGCGATGCAGTTCAGCGTCGCGTTCTTCGCCACGCTGATCCTGGTGCCGGCCGCGATCATCGGCCATTTCAGCGGTGTGCCGATGCTGCATGTGGGTATGCCGGAAGGAAGCGTGGTGGCGCGTTCCGTGCTCATCGCCTGCAGTGCGACCCTGGCGCACACGCTGGTCTATATGGCGACCACCCGCGCCGGCGCGGCGACGATCGCGCCGATGACCTATGTTCAACTGCTGATGGCCGGCTTCTTCGGATGGCTGCTGTTCCGCGAACGCCCGGATGCGACCGCACTGTTCGGTGCGGGGATCATCGTCGCGGCAGGGTTGTATCTGTGGAACGCGGGTCGGGCCGAAGCGCCTCCGTGA
- a CDS encoding acyltransferase, which translates to MRTAPPPGRIEAIQALRAIAAVLVVMVHAINVDDERTDWGRSLLGAWPPLNDFGGIGVDVFFVLSGFVMASTVASRRGLTARHFLNDRFVRVVPVYWLAGACYLFTMWLVGRPIYINEVLLGVTVLPLFDARQFELPVLLVGWSLAYEMAFYCVVAISIRLKRGSEGSLHLLLAAVLLLTSWGSISQPAHYLLAIFINPIWFEFGFGILVYMLWVRCAGRIPDRLGWIAAAVGLSGFAYALVAGVPFLSPPVYLVDGHSALPRALLWGLPAAASVLTLMWWSTRSDMAGRLNRSKAWGALLALGDASYMLYLVHMFVIIPGQVLLPTIARGVDLFLIGEVLLCCGIAILFHQMIERPMLKALRGPKIAAKPRPASVEVHA; encoded by the coding sequence ATGAGGACAGCACCCCCGCCGGGCCGGATCGAGGCAATCCAGGCTTTACGCGCTATCGCGGCGGTGCTGGTCGTGATGGTTCATGCCATCAACGTGGATGATGAACGAACGGACTGGGGGCGCAGCCTTCTGGGCGCGTGGCCGCCGCTCAACGATTTCGGCGGGATCGGGGTGGACGTGTTCTTTGTGCTTTCGGGTTTCGTGATGGCCTCGACCGTTGCGAGCAGACGGGGATTGACCGCGCGCCATTTTCTGAATGATCGTTTCGTCAGAGTCGTGCCGGTCTATTGGCTGGCCGGGGCATGCTACCTGTTCACGATGTGGCTCGTCGGTCGCCCAATCTATATCAACGAGGTGCTGCTGGGGGTTACGGTCCTCCCGCTGTTCGATGCACGGCAGTTCGAGCTGCCGGTCCTGCTGGTGGGATGGTCGCTTGCTTACGAGATGGCATTCTATTGCGTGGTGGCGATCTCCATCCGGCTGAAGCGTGGAAGCGAAGGATCGCTCCACCTGCTATTGGCCGCTGTGCTGCTTCTGACCTCGTGGGGGAGCATTTCACAGCCGGCGCATTACCTGCTTGCCATTTTCATCAACCCGATATGGTTCGAGTTCGGCTTCGGCATTCTCGTGTACATGCTTTGGGTGCGTTGCGCCGGACGCATTCCGGACAGGCTCGGCTGGATCGCGGCTGCAGTTGGCCTGTCGGGCTTTGCGTATGCGCTGGTGGCCGGCGTGCCCTTCCTCTCGCCGCCGGTCTATCTCGTCGACGGACATTCCGCGCTTCCGCGGGCATTGCTGTGGGGCCTGCCCGCGGCTGCATCGGTCCTGACGCTGATGTGGTGGAGCACCAGAAGTGACATGGCCGGGCGTCTGAACCGGTCCAAAGCATGGGGAGCGCTGTTGGCACTCGGCGATGCCTCTTACATGCTCTATCTTGTGCACATGTTCGTGATCATTCCGGGACAGGTCCTTTTGCCGACGATCGCCAGAGGTGTGGACCTGTTTCTGATCGGTGAAGTGCTACTCTGTTGCGGTATCGCCATTCTGTTTCATCAGATGATTGAAAGGCCAATGCTTAAAGCTTTGCGTGGTCCGAAAATTGCGGCAAAGCCGCGTCCTGCTTCAGTGGAGGTGCACGCCTGA
- a CDS encoding CpaF family protein, which produces MSAFGRKNGLGGGGSMRPSFGVARPMRAGEQAPAGQPAPASQPPVGGQQFPPLPAESESAAPQNPMKADAMTRLADRVNGVHESTYQAEGFEASVHKIKEQVLPRLLERVDPEAAATLTKDELSEEFRPIIMEVLAELKVTLNRREQFALEKVLIDELLGFGPLEELLNDPDVTDIMVNGPEQTYIEKKGKLTIAPIRFRDESHLFQIAQRIVNQVGRRVDQTTPLADARLKDGSRVNVIVPPLSLRGTAISIRKFSEKPITLDMLRDFGSMSDKMCTALKVAGACRMNIVISGGTGSGKTTMLNALSKMIDPGERVLTIEDAAELRLQQPHWLPLETRPPNLEGQGAITIGDLVKNALRMRPDRIILGEIRGAECFDLLAAMNTGHDGSMCTLHANSPRECLGRMENMIMMGDIKIPKEAISRQIAESVDLIVQVKRLRDGSRRTTNVTEVIGMEGDVIVTQELFKFEYLDESDDGKIIGEFRSTGLRPYTLEKARQFGFDQAYLDACL; this is translated from the coding sequence ATGAGCGCTTTTGGGCGAAAGAACGGACTTGGCGGCGGCGGTTCCATGCGGCCTTCCTTCGGTGTCGCGCGGCCCATGCGGGCTGGCGAACAAGCTCCCGCGGGCCAGCCCGCGCCAGCGAGCCAGCCGCCGGTCGGTGGCCAGCAGTTCCCGCCCCTTCCTGCCGAATCCGAAAGCGCCGCGCCGCAGAACCCGATGAAGGCGGATGCGATGACGCGCCTTGCCGATCGCGTCAACGGCGTCCACGAAAGCACTTATCAGGCCGAAGGCTTCGAAGCCTCGGTCCACAAGATCAAGGAACAGGTGCTGCCGCGCCTGCTCGAACGCGTCGATCCCGAAGCCGCCGCCACGTTGACCAAGGACGAACTGTCCGAGGAATTCCGCCCGATCATCATGGAAGTGCTGGCGGAACTGAAAGTCACGCTCAACCGGCGCGAACAGTTCGCGCTGGAAAAGGTGCTGATCGACGAACTGCTGGGCTTCGGTCCGCTGGAAGAACTGCTCAACGATCCTGACGTGACCGACATCATGGTCAACGGCCCGGAACAGACCTACATCGAAAAGAAGGGCAAGCTGACCATCGCGCCGATCCGGTTCCGCGATGAAAGCCACCTGTTCCAGATCGCGCAGCGCATCGTCAACCAGGTGGGCCGCCGCGTCGACCAGACCACGCCGCTGGCCGACGCCCGCCTGAAGGACGGCAGCCGCGTCAACGTGATCGTGCCGCCGCTCAGCTTGCGCGGCACCGCCATCTCGATCCGTAAGTTTTCCGAAAAGCCGATCACGCTCGACATGCTGCGCGATTTCGGTTCGATGTCGGACAAGATGTGCACCGCGCTGAAAGTCGCGGGCGCGTGCCGCATGAACATCGTGATCTCGGGCGGTACCGGTTCGGGTAAGACGACCATGCTCAACGCCCTGTCGAAGATGATCGATCCGGGCGAACGCGTGCTGACGATCGAGGACGCGGCCGAACTGCGCCTGCAGCAGCCGCACTGGCTGCCGCTGGAAACCCGCCCGCCGAACCTGGAAGGTCAGGGCGCCATCACCATCGGCGATCTCGTCAAGAACGCGCTGCGTATGCGCCCGGACCGGATCATCCTGGGCGAAATCCGTGGCGCCGAATGCTTCGACCTGCTCGCCGCGATGAACACCGGCCACGATGGTTCGATGTGTACGCTGCACGCCAACAGCCCGCGCGAATGCCTAGGCCGTATGGAAAACATGATCATGATGGGCGACATCAAGATCCCGAAGGAAGCCATCAGCCGCCAGATCGCTGAATCGGTGGACCTGATCGTGCAGGTCAAGCGCCTGCGCGATGGTTCGCGCCGCACCACCAACGTGACCGAAGTGATCGGCATGGAAGGCGACGTGATCGTGACGCAGGAACTGTTCAAGTTCGAATATCTGGACGAGAGCGACGACGGCAAGATCATCGGCGAATTCCGCTCGACCGGCCTGCGCCCCTACACGCTGGAAAAGGCACGCCAGTTCGGCTTCGACCAGGCCTACCTCGACGCCTGCCTTTGA
- a CDS encoding DMT family transporter yields MNRPILALGLRLAAMASLSVMLMLVKVAGTRGVSLPETLFWRQFFPGLILLGYLAARGQLAVLKTQRLWVHARRAAFGGTGMFLTLGAVILLPLAESTVLGFTAPMFAVILAAVVLKEPVGWVRWSAVLLGLAGILVITGPNQSHLPLFGIAVGVGAAFMVAVIAIQLRDLGRTEQPLTVVFWFSAFTSPVLALFLLRTGVHHDATDWLILFGIGLSGLIGQIFLTAALRYGSVSSVIVMDYSAFAWATLWGWLVFDHLPPASTWIGAPIVIAAGLIIAWREHLLHRERAGDALTA; encoded by the coding sequence ATGAACCGACCGATCCTGGCGCTGGGGCTGCGCCTGGCCGCCATGGCTTCGCTTTCGGTCATGCTGATGCTGGTCAAGGTGGCGGGCACACGCGGCGTCAGCCTGCCGGAGACCTTGTTCTGGCGGCAGTTCTTTCCCGGCCTGATCCTGCTCGGCTATCTTGCCGCGCGCGGCCAGCTTGCCGTGCTCAAGACGCAGCGGCTGTGGGTCCATGCCCGCCGCGCGGCCTTCGGCGGCACGGGCATGTTCCTGACCCTGGGCGCGGTGATCCTGCTACCCCTGGCCGAATCCACCGTGCTGGGCTTCACCGCGCCGATGTTCGCGGTGATCCTCGCGGCGGTGGTGCTTAAGGAGCCGGTGGGCTGGGTGCGCTGGTCCGCCGTGCTCCTCGGGCTGGCGGGCATTCTGGTGATAACGGGTCCGAACCAGTCGCATCTGCCGCTGTTCGGCATCGCCGTGGGCGTCGGCGCGGCGTTCATGGTCGCGGTTATCGCCATCCAGTTGCGCGATCTGGGACGGACCGAACAACCGCTGACGGTGGTGTTCTGGTTCTCCGCCTTCACCTCGCCGGTGCTGGCCCTGTTCCTGCTGCGCACCGGCGTCCACCATGACGCAACGGACTGGCTGATCCTGTTCGGCATCGGCCTGTCCGGCCTGATCGGCCAGATATTCCTCACCGCCGCGCTTCGCTATGGCAGCGTATCGAGCGTGATCGTCATGGACTATTCCGCCTTTGCCTGGGCAACGCTGTGGGGTTGGCTAGTGTTCGACCATCTGCCCCCGGCCTCCACCTGGATCGGCGCCCCCATCGTGATCGCCGCCGGACTGATCATCGCCTGGCGGGAGCACCTGCTGCATCGCGAACGCGCGGGCGACGCGCTGACCGCATAA
- a CDS encoding entericidin A/B family lipoprotein gives MIRKIVLATVLGGLVLGTAACNTVKGAGRDIESVGQAGSDVIHK, from the coding sequence ATGATCCGCAAGATCGTTCTCGCGACGGTCCTGGGTGGCCTGGTGCTGGGCACCGCCGCCTGCAACACCGTGAAGGGCGCCGGCCGCGACATCGAATCGGTCGGCCAGGCCGGTTCCGACGTGATCCACAAGTAA
- the gcvPB gene encoding aminomethyl-transferring glycine dehydrogenase subunit GcvPB: protein MNDLNPAGWRPAMSADQGESAAVTTFTGNRALQLEEPLLFEIGSADRCGVDFDEAPDLPDALGAFRRKASLDLPGLSEPEAVRHYTRLSRQNYAIDLGLFPLGSCTMKHNPRLDEKVARMAGFADVHPLQPQQTVQGALKVINELAHWLIALTGMHGVAMTPKAGAHGELCGLLCIRAALEARGDAREVILVPESAHGTNPATAAFAGYRVENIPATEDGRVDVAALTARLGPDVAGVMITNPNTCGLFERELKTIADAVHAAGGYVYCDGANFNAIVGRVRPGDLGVDAMHINLHKTFSTPHGGGGPGSGPVVLSEALAPYGPLPFTARQADGSVRLVEEEDAPGIHPEGFGRMCAFHGQMGMFTRALAYILSHGADGLRQVSGDAVLNANYVLRGLEDVLEAPFGAAGPCMHEALFSDDGFAEGFSTLDLAKGLIDEGFHPMTVYFPLVFHGAMLVEPTETESKAGLDQFIGTMRSLAERAREGDPLLKSAPHLAPRRRLDETLAARKPKLVWKA, encoded by the coding sequence ATGAACGACCTCAATCCCGCGGGCTGGCGCCCGGCCATGTCCGCCGATCAGGGCGAGAGCGCGGCGGTGACGACTTTCACCGGCAACCGCGCGCTGCAGCTGGAGGAACCGCTGCTGTTCGAGATCGGCTCCGCCGACCGGTGCGGAGTCGATTTCGATGAAGCGCCCGACCTGCCCGACGCGCTGGGCGCGTTCCGGCGCAAGGCGTCGCTCGACCTGCCCGGTTTGTCCGAACCGGAAGCGGTGCGGCACTACACCCGCCTGTCGCGGCAGAACTACGCGATCGACCTGGGCCTCTTCCCGCTGGGAAGCTGCACGATGAAGCACAACCCGCGCCTGGACGAAAAGGTCGCGCGGATGGCGGGCTTTGCCGATGTCCACCCTTTGCAGCCGCAGCAGACGGTACAGGGCGCGCTCAAGGTCATCAACGAACTGGCCCACTGGCTGATCGCGCTGACCGGCATGCACGGGGTGGCGATGACGCCCAAGGCCGGCGCGCACGGCGAACTGTGCGGCCTGCTGTGCATCCGCGCGGCGCTGGAAGCGCGGGGTGACGCGCGCGAAGTGATCCTGGTGCCCGAAAGCGCACATGGCACCAATCCTGCCACGGCGGCGTTCGCCGGCTATCGCGTGGAGAACATCCCGGCGACCGAGGACGGCCGTGTCGACGTGGCGGCGCTGACCGCGCGGCTCGGGCCGGACGTGGCCGGGGTGATGATCACCAACCCCAACACCTGCGGCTTGTTCGAGCGCGAGTTGAAGACGATTGCCGATGCGGTCCATGCGGCCGGCGGCTATGTCTATTGCGACGGGGCGAACTTCAACGCCATCGTCGGGCGCGTGCGTCCGGGCGACCTTGGCGTCGATGCGATGCACATCAACCTGCACAAGACCTTCTCCACCCCGCACGGCGGGGGCGGGCCGGGTTCCGGCCCGGTCGTGCTGTCGGAAGCACTCGCACCTTATGGCCCGCTGCCGTTCACCGCGCGGCAGGCCGACGGTTCGGTGCGGCTGGTGGAGGAAGAGGACGCGCCCGGCATCCATCCTGAAGGCTTCGGCCGGATGTGCGCGTTCCATGGCCAGATGGGCATGTTCACGCGCGCACTTGCCTATATCCTGAGCCACGGCGCGGACGGGCTACGGCAGGTTTCGGGCGACGCGGTGCTCAACGCCAACTACGTGCTGCGCGGGCTTGAGGACGTGCTGGAAGCACCGTTCGGCGCAGCCGGCCCCTGCATGCACGAAGCGCTGTTCAGCGATGACGGTTTCGCGGAAGGGTTCTCCACGCTCGATCTCGCCAAGGGGCTTATCGACGAGGGCTTCCATCCGATGACGGTCTATTTCCCGCTGGTGTTTCACGGCGCGATGCTGGTCGAGCCGACCGAGACCGAAAGCAAGGCGGGGCTGGATCAGTTCATCGGCACGATGCGGTCGCTGGCCGAGCGCGCGCGCGAAGGCGATCCGTTATTGAAGAGCGCGCCGCACCTCGCGCCGCGCCGCCGGCTCGACGAAACGCTGGCCGCGCGCAAGCCGAAGCTGGTGTGGAAGGCCTGA